Proteins encoded within one genomic window of Deinococcus budaensis:
- a CDS encoding fumarylacetoacetate hydrolase family protein, producing MKYARFIAGGRSLSGHLHGGQLIDAAGVAHDPNGVQFRLPVDPPKVIALALNYNDHAGELGLTQPSEPALFWKPNTTLLPHRGTVIYPRGAEFMHYEVELGVIMGRDARRVKAKDAMDYVGGYTIGNDLVVRDYVTNTFRPPLRGKGWDTFGPLGPYYVTADEIADPHDLALTAHVNGELRQQGSTRDMIFSIPELIEHISRFMTLQKDDVILTGTPKGISHVHPGDVMRLEVEGLGVLENGIQEEDEGAEPIKGKEAREGEWDGR from the coding sequence TTGAAATATGCCCGCTTTATCGCCGGGGGCCGCTCGCTCAGCGGTCATCTCCACGGCGGCCAGCTTATCGACGCGGCCGGAGTCGCCCACGATCCGAACGGGGTGCAGTTCCGCCTGCCCGTCGACCCGCCCAAGGTGATCGCCCTCGCGCTGAACTACAACGACCACGCGGGCGAACTCGGGCTGACGCAGCCCAGCGAACCGGCCCTCTTCTGGAAACCGAACACCACGCTGCTGCCGCACCGGGGCACCGTGATCTACCCGCGCGGCGCGGAGTTCATGCACTACGAGGTCGAACTCGGCGTGATCATGGGCCGGGACGCCCGCCGGGTGAAGGCGAAGGATGCGATGGACTACGTCGGCGGCTACACTATCGGCAACGACCTCGTGGTGCGCGACTACGTGACCAACACCTTCCGCCCGCCCCTGCGCGGCAAGGGCTGGGACACCTTCGGGCCGTTGGGGCCGTACTACGTGACCGCCGACGAGATCGCGGACCCGCACGACCTCGCGCTCACCGCGCACGTCAACGGCGAGCTGCGCCAGCAGGGCAGCACCCGCGACATGATCTTCTCGATTCCCGAACTGATCGAGCACATCTCACGCTTCATGACCCTCCAGAAAGACGACGTGATCCTGACAGGCACGCCGAAGGGCATCTCGCACGTCCACCCCGGCGACGTGATGCGGTTGGAGGTCGAGGGGCTGGGCGTGCTGGAAAACGGCATTCAGGAGGAGGACGAAGGGGCCGAGCCGATCAAGGGCAAGGAGGCCAGGGAAGGCGAGTGGGACGGGCGGTGA
- a CDS encoding NAD-dependent epimerase/dehydratase family protein has protein sequence MTPHTVLLTGAAGQVGSALRDGLRGRFPVLRLTDNRNLGEAQAGEEIVPADLTNFDEVRDAMEGVGAVIHLGGIADEHTYERIRDVNFDGTYHVLEAARQLGVRRVAFASSIHAVGFYPRSEKIGPDVPVRPDTYYGVSKVFGEALGRMYFERYGVEFVGVRICSFQPRPKDARHLSTWLSPRDAVQLFERAVTTPDVGFLTVAGISGNTRRWMTPDGWDVLGYVPQDDAEAYAAEVEHLHGDPQDITEQRQGGIFVDPTYTGLAGKEN, from the coding sequence ATGACGCCCCACACCGTCCTCCTCACCGGAGCCGCCGGGCAAGTCGGGTCCGCCCTCCGCGACGGCCTGCGCGGGCGCTTCCCGGTCCTGCGCCTGACCGATAACCGCAACCTGGGAGAAGCGCAGGCGGGCGAGGAGATTGTCCCCGCCGACCTGACGAACTTTGACGAGGTCCGGGACGCGATGGAGGGCGTGGGCGCCGTGATCCACCTCGGCGGCATCGCGGACGAGCACACCTATGAGCGCATCCGCGACGTGAACTTTGACGGCACCTACCACGTCCTTGAAGCGGCGCGGCAATTGGGCGTGCGGCGGGTGGCCTTCGCCTCCTCCATTCACGCGGTCGGCTTCTATCCGCGCTCGGAGAAGATCGGGCCGGACGTGCCCGTGCGCCCGGACACCTATTACGGGGTCAGCAAGGTCTTTGGCGAGGCGCTGGGCCGCATGTATTTCGAGCGGTACGGCGTCGAGTTTGTTGGGGTCCGCATCTGCTCCTTCCAGCCGAGGCCGAAGGATGCCCGGCACCTCTCCACCTGGCTCAGTCCCAGGGACGCGGTGCAACTCTTCGAACGGGCCGTCACCACGCCCGACGTGGGCTTTCTGACCGTCGCGGGCATCAGCGGCAATACCCGCCGCTGGATGACCCCCGACGGCTGGGACGTGCTGGGCTACGTGCCCCAGGACGACGCCGAAGCCTACGCCGCCGAGGTCGAGCACCTTCACGGCGACCCGCAGGACATCACCGAACAGCGGCAGGGCGGCATTTTCGTGGACCCCACCTACACCGGCCTCGCCGGGAAGGAGAACTGA
- the hpaE gene encoding 5-carboxymethyl-2-hydroxymuconate semialdehyde dehydrogenase, with protein sequence MTQTSAHPNHDLARELRESQLTGGLKHFIGGEWVDSQSGETFQSHTPTDNSALVTVASGDAADIDRAARAAHDAFQTWREVSGAERRNILHKIADLIEKRSQEIAVLESVDTGQAIRFMKSAAARGAENFRFYADRAPGAQDGESLPAPGFLNYSIRQPIGPVGVITPWNTPFMLSTWKIAPALAAGCTVVHKPAEWSPVTATLLAEIMDEAGLPKGVHNLVHGFGESAGKALTEHPLIKAVAFVGETVTGSHIMRQGADTLKRVHFELGGKNPVVVFDDADLDKALDAVVFMIYSLNGERCTSSSRVLIQEGIYDEFTARIAERARNIRVGDPLDPDTEVGPLVHPRHFQKVMGYFDKAREEGATIAAGGERVGGEGNYVSPTLFTGARNDMRISQEEIFGPVLTAIPFTDEADALVLANDVKYGLAGYLWTNDLTRAHRFAHGLEAGMIWVNSENVRHLPTPFGGVKNSGIGRDGGDYSFEFYMETKNIAISLGTHKTARLGVGQAPVVQKEVAEG encoded by the coding sequence ATGACCCAGACCTCAGCGCACCCCAACCACGACCTCGCCCGCGAGTTGCGCGAAAGCCAACTCACCGGAGGGTTGAAACACTTCATCGGCGGCGAATGGGTGGACTCGCAGAGCGGCGAGACCTTCCAGAGCCACACGCCCACCGACAACTCCGCGCTGGTGACCGTGGCGAGCGGCGACGCGGCCGACATCGACCGGGCTGCCCGCGCCGCCCACGACGCCTTTCAGACGTGGCGCGAGGTGAGCGGGGCCGAGCGCCGCAACATCCTGCATAAGATCGCGGACCTGATCGAGAAGCGGTCGCAGGAGATCGCCGTGCTGGAGAGCGTGGACACCGGGCAGGCCATCCGCTTCATGAAGTCGGCGGCGGCGCGTGGGGCGGAAAACTTCCGCTTCTACGCCGACCGCGCGCCCGGTGCCCAGGATGGGGAGAGCCTGCCCGCGCCCGGCTTCCTGAACTACTCCATCCGGCAGCCCATCGGCCCGGTCGGAGTGATCACGCCCTGGAATACGCCCTTCATGCTGAGCACCTGGAAGATCGCCCCGGCGCTCGCGGCAGGCTGCACGGTCGTCCACAAGCCCGCCGAGTGGAGTCCGGTCACGGCGACCCTGCTGGCCGAGATCATGGACGAGGCGGGGCTGCCGAAAGGGGTCCACAACCTCGTCCACGGCTTTGGGGAGAGCGCGGGCAAGGCGCTGACCGAGCACCCACTGATCAAAGCGGTCGCCTTCGTCGGGGAGACGGTCACCGGCAGCCACATCATGCGGCAGGGGGCCGACACCCTCAAGCGCGTGCACTTCGAGCTGGGCGGCAAGAACCCGGTCGTGGTGTTCGACGACGCGGACCTCGACAAGGCGCTCGACGCCGTGGTCTTCATGATCTACAGCCTGAATGGGGAACGCTGCACGTCGTCGAGCCGCGTGCTCATCCAGGAGGGCATCTACGACGAGTTCACCGCCCGCATCGCCGAGCGGGCGCGGAACATCCGGGTGGGCGACCCCCTGGACCCCGACACCGAGGTCGGGCCGCTGGTTCACCCGCGCCACTTCCAGAAGGTCATGGGATACTTCGACAAGGCCCGCGAGGAAGGCGCCACCATCGCGGCGGGCGGCGAACGCGTGGGCGGCGAGGGGAACTACGTCTCCCCCACCCTCTTTACCGGGGCACGCAACGACATGCGAATCAGCCAGGAGGAAATCTTCGGCCCGGTCCTAACCGCCATTCCCTTCACCGACGAGGCGGATGCTCTGGTCCTCGCCAACGACGTGAAATATGGCCTGGCCGGTTACCTGTGGACGAACGACCTCACCCGCGCCCACCGCTTCGCACATGGGCTGGAGGCAGGCATGATCTGGGTGAACTCCGAAAACGTGCGGCACCTGCCCACGCCCTTCGGCGGCGTGAAGAACAGCGGCATCGGGCGCGACGGCGGCGACTATTCCTTCGAGTTCTACATGGAGACGAAGAACATCGCCATCTCGCTGGGGACGCACAAGACGGCGCGGCTAGGGGTCGGGCAGGCGCCCGTGGTGCAGAAGGAGGTGGCGGAGGGATGA
- the hpaD gene encoding 3,4-dihydroxyphenylacetate 2,3-dioxygenase: MTDPRPDVIRIAHTVFTVTDLEASRDFYVNLLGLNVLHEEPGALYLRGVEDREWTLKLEQAPEAGVRHLAYRVRTDACLDGLVALAEREGLPYRWEEELDRPRVLRMQDPFGVPVAFYRESRTHRWLLQDYHLHRGPGLQRVDHVNVMTPDVGSMMAWYGERLGFRASELTEDEEGRIWAAWIQRRGGVHDLAMTNGAGPRLHHWAYWMPDAMSIIRACDILAGARQPERIERGPGRHGISNAFFLYVRDPDGHRIELYTSDYLTVDPDFETIRWQRDDPRRQTLWGAKTPRSWFEEGSRMEAFGGGWAALTESELKGMPINVI, encoded by the coding sequence ATGACTGATCCCCGCCCGGACGTGATTCGCATCGCCCACACGGTCTTTACCGTCACTGACCTCGAAGCCTCGCGTGACTTCTATGTGAATCTGCTGGGCTTGAACGTGCTGCACGAGGAACCGGGCGCCCTGTACCTGCGCGGCGTGGAAGACCGCGAGTGGACGCTGAAGCTGGAGCAGGCGCCGGAGGCAGGCGTGCGGCACCTCGCCTACCGGGTGCGGACGGACGCCTGCCTGGACGGATTGGTCGCCCTGGCCGAGCGCGAGGGGCTTCCCTACCGCTGGGAGGAGGAACTGGACCGCCCCCGCGTGCTGCGAATGCAGGACCCCTTCGGCGTGCCCGTCGCCTTCTACCGCGAGAGTCGCACGCACCGCTGGCTGCTTCAGGATTACCACCTGCACCGGGGGCCAGGCCTGCAACGGGTGGACCACGTGAACGTGATGACGCCCGACGTGGGCAGCATGATGGCCTGGTACGGCGAGCGGCTGGGCTTCCGCGCCTCGGAGCTGACCGAGGACGAGGAGGGGCGCATCTGGGCCGCCTGGATTCAGCGGCGGGGCGGCGTCCACGACCTCGCCATGACGAACGGGGCCGGGCCGAGGCTGCACCACTGGGCCTACTGGATGCCCGACGCCATGAGCATCATCCGCGCGTGCGACATCCTGGCGGGGGCGCGGCAGCCCGAACGCATCGAGCGTGGACCGGGGCGGCACGGCATCTCCAACGCTTTTTTCCTGTACGTCCGTGACCCTGACGGCCACCGCATCGAGCTGTATACCTCCGACTACCTCACCGTGGACCCCGACTTCGAGACGATCCGCTGGCAGCGCGACGACCCCCGGCGACAAACGCTGTGGGGCGCGAAGACCCCCCGGAGCTGGTTCGAGGAAGGGTCGCGCATGGAGGCGTTCGGGGGCGGCTGGGCGGCGCTGACCGAGAGTGAGTTGAAGGGGATGCCCATCAATGTCATCTGA
- the hpaB gene encoding 4-hydroxyphenylacetate 3-monooxygenase, oxygenase component, with product MAAITGQQFLDRLRKNPPTLYIDGQRVEDPTTHPATRNMAHSLAGLYDLQHQPELREKLTYEENGERHPMSLMVPRTKEDLARIGEAHRIRANYSLGFLGRAPDYMNANVMAAGMGADYFARCEVEGDHKPDFAGNMRRYYEYVRENDLCLTHALTNPQVNRAKMASEMPDPYIALGIVEEREDGVVMRGARMMATLPIADEILVFPSTVLKENADKSRYAMGFAVPTNAPGLSFQCREPFDVGRDPEDHPLGSRFDEQDAFVIFDNVLVPWERVFLLYDVELANKAYAATDAVLHMAYQVVNLKVAKTEAFLGTAQSIVNAIGSGQFQHVQSKVAEIIVILEIMKALEVAAVAGATVNEYGVMTPARGPLDAARNYYPAVYARLPELLQLLGASGIIMMPSKADREGPLGPQISKYLQAGNASAEDRLKLFRLAWDMSMSSFGGRQSLYEKFFFGDPVRMHSALYEVYNKQPYVERIGAFLNRSGKAEGVAADD from the coding sequence ATGGCAGCCATCACCGGGCAGCAGTTTCTCGACCGCCTGCGGAAAAATCCGCCCACCCTCTACATCGACGGGCAGCGGGTCGAGGACCCCACCACCCACCCCGCGACCCGCAACATGGCGCACTCGCTCGCGGGGCTGTACGACCTCCAGCACCAGCCGGAGCTGCGGGAAAAACTGACCTACGAGGAGAACGGCGAGCGCCACCCCATGAGCCTGATGGTGCCGCGCACCAAAGAGGACCTCGCCCGCATCGGGGAGGCGCACCGCATCCGCGCGAACTACTCGCTGGGCTTCCTGGGCCGCGCTCCCGACTACATGAACGCCAACGTGATGGCGGCGGGCATGGGCGCGGACTACTTCGCCCGCTGCGAGGTGGAGGGCGACCATAAGCCCGACTTCGCGGGCAATATGCGCCGCTACTACGAGTACGTGCGGGAGAACGACCTTTGCCTGACCCACGCGCTGACCAACCCGCAGGTCAACCGCGCGAAGATGGCCTCCGAGATGCCCGACCCCTACATCGCCCTGGGGATCGTGGAGGAGCGCGAGGACGGCGTGGTCATGCGCGGCGCCCGCATGATGGCGACGCTGCCCATCGCGGACGAGATTCTGGTGTTTCCGTCCACCGTGCTCAAGGAGAACGCCGACAAGAGCCGCTACGCGATGGGCTTTGCCGTGCCGACGAACGCGCCCGGCCTGAGCTTCCAGTGCCGCGAGCCTTTTGACGTAGGCCGCGACCCCGAAGACCACCCGCTGGGCAGCCGCTTTGACGAGCAGGACGCCTTCGTGATCTTTGACAACGTGCTCGTGCCCTGGGAGCGCGTGTTCCTGCTGTACGACGTGGAGCTGGCGAACAAGGCCTATGCTGCCACCGACGCCGTGCTGCACATGGCCTATCAGGTCGTGAATCTGAAGGTCGCCAAGACGGAGGCGTTCCTGGGCACCGCGCAGAGCATCGTGAACGCCATCGGGTCGGGGCAGTTCCAGCACGTGCAGAGCAAGGTCGCCGAGATCATCGTGATACTGGAGATCATGAAGGCGCTGGAGGTCGCCGCCGTCGCGGGGGCCACCGTCAACGAGTACGGGGTGATGACCCCGGCGCGTGGCCCGCTGGACGCCGCCCGCAACTACTACCCGGCGGTGTATGCCCGGCTGCCCGAACTGCTGCAACTGCTGGGCGCGTCAGGCATCATCATGATGCCGAGCAAGGCCGACCGCGAGGGACCGCTGGGGCCGCAGATCAGCAAGTATCTGCAAGCCGGGAATGCGAGCGCAGAAGACCGCCTCAAGCTGTTCCGCCTCGCCTGGGACATGTCCATGAGTTCCTTCGGCGGGCGCCAGAGCCTCTACGAGAAGTTCTTCTTCGGGGACCCCGTGCGGATGCACTCGGCGCTGTACGAGGTCTATAACAAGCAGCCCTACGTGGAGCGCATCGGGGCGTTCCTGAACCGCAGCGGGAAGGCGGAAGGGGTGGCCGCCGATGACTGA
- the hpaH gene encoding 2-oxo-hept-4-ene-1,7-dioate hydratase, which translates to MSSERVIRDDLLPGLADELEGAEATGVQLPPFSERFPGMTVADAYAVQRAWVTRKVAGGRRILGHKIGLTSRAMQMASQITEPDYGALLDDMFFEPNGDIPLSRFVAPKVEVELAFLLKADLHGPGVTIFDVLRATEYVTPAAEIIDARIQRVSRETGKPRRVTDTISDNAANAGVIVGGRAMRPDDLDLRWAAGLCLRNGVVEETGVAAGVLGHPAAGVAWLANRLAPHGEGLKAGELVLAGSFTRPVDIAPGDVFTFDYGPQGSFSCRFTGVARGG; encoded by the coding sequence ATGTCATCTGAGCGGGTGATTCGGGACGACCTCCTGCCTGGCCTGGCCGACGAGCTGGAGGGGGCAGAGGCGACGGGCGTGCAGCTCCCTCCCTTCTCCGAACGCTTTCCCGGCATGACGGTTGCCGATGCCTACGCCGTGCAGCGGGCCTGGGTGACGCGGAAGGTCGCGGGTGGGCGGCGCATCCTGGGGCACAAGATCGGGCTGACCTCGCGGGCGATGCAGATGGCCTCGCAGATCACCGAGCCGGATTACGGGGCGCTCTTGGACGACATGTTCTTCGAGCCGAACGGAGATATTCCCCTATCCCGCTTCGTGGCCCCGAAGGTGGAGGTCGAGTTGGCCTTTTTACTGAAGGCCGACCTGCATGGCCCCGGCGTGACGATCTTCGACGTGCTGCGGGCCACCGAGTACGTGACGCCCGCCGCCGAGATCATCGACGCCCGCATCCAGCGGGTGAGCCGGGAGACGGGCAAGCCCCGCCGGGTGACCGACACCATCAGCGACAATGCGGCCAATGCCGGGGTGATCGTGGGCGGGCGAGCGATGCGCCCGGATGACCTCGACCTGCGCTGGGCAGCGGGGCTGTGCCTGCGCAACGGGGTGGTGGAGGAAACCGGGGTGGCAGCGGGCGTGCTGGGACACCCGGCGGCGGGCGTCGCGTGGCTGGCGAACCGCCTCGCACCCCACGGGGAGGGCCTGAAGGCGGGGGAACTCGTTCTCGCGGGGTCGTTCACCCGCCCGGTGGACATCGCCCCGGGGGACGTGTTCACCTTCGACTACGGGCCACAGGGCAGTTTCTCGTGCCGCTTCACGGGGGTGGCCCGTGGGGGATGA
- the hpaI gene encoding 4-hydroxy-2-oxoheptanedioate aldolase, with the protein MGDENGFKTALVRGDTLYGLWLSLADAYSAEVCAGAGFDWLVVDGEHAPNDLRSILAQLQALAAYPSAPVVRLPVGDPVQIKQVLDIGARILLIPMVESAAQAREMVAATRYPPQGIRGVASALVRASGFSRDADYLRHANDGICLLVQVESVAGLEALDEVAAVEGVDGVFVGPADLAASMGHLGNPGQPEVQAAIRNAATRIRAAGKAAGILATDETTARRYLGWGYTFVAVGVDVLLLTRASTELLARFRS; encoded by the coding sequence GTGGGGGATGAGAACGGGTTCAAAACCGCCCTGGTCCGTGGCGACACCCTCTACGGCCTCTGGCTCTCGCTGGCGGATGCCTACAGCGCCGAGGTCTGCGCTGGGGCCGGGTTCGACTGGCTGGTCGTGGACGGCGAGCACGCGCCCAACGATCTGCGGAGCATCCTTGCGCAGCTTCAGGCGCTGGCCGCGTACCCCTCGGCCCCGGTGGTGCGCTTGCCCGTGGGCGACCCGGTACAGATCAAACAGGTGCTCGACATCGGCGCCCGCATCCTGCTGATCCCGATGGTGGAGTCGGCGGCGCAGGCACGTGAAATGGTCGCGGCCACCCGCTACCCGCCGCAGGGCATCCGGGGCGTGGCGAGTGCGCTGGTGCGGGCCAGCGGTTTTTCGCGGGACGCCGATTACCTGCGGCACGCGAACGACGGCATCTGCCTGCTGGTGCAGGTGGAGTCGGTGGCCGGGCTGGAGGCACTGGACGAGGTCGCGGCCGTCGAAGGCGTGGACGGCGTATTTGTTGGCCCCGCCGACCTCGCTGCGAGCATGGGCCACCTGGGAAACCCCGGACAGCCGGAAGTCCAGGCGGCCATCCGGAACGCGGCCACCCGAATTCGAGCGGCGGGCAAGGCGGCGGGCATCCTGGCGACGGACGAGACGACGGCGCGGCGGTATCTGGGGTGGGGTTACACCTTCGTGGCGGTGGGCGTGGACGTGCTGCTGCTGACCCGCGCCAGCACGGAACTTCTGGCCCGCTTCAGAAGTTGA
- a CDS encoding PucR family transcriptional regulator, whose product MRDTAPPDLGPQDLFALPGVTALLAALRAAVGGAQPERELVTLLARVTGGRAEIRASWGDVVASAGEAAGPPVTRRLSYGDASGERQVGRLTLAAAEAWAPLLPLAAEYALLARLQAAAAGAARRRVGERTLDALLSGGRAEGGAAETEAVALGVAAFARPPAPGTAARSAHAHALDVLAAAGEGYFLERGLASYSTVRGGRAVWLWQTGDLAREAAGLHAALTASTAQDVRLGVSGVHPGPQHAPAAEREARHALAATRQERSLTTYHTMDPLYALLAGGGLETLRDQVRARLGALDDGGRTEATLRAYLGFSGPLPELAARLNIHVNTLRYRLRRAEGALEGSLRDPSLLARLYLAFEAEPGTGEPPRGEKTQRKAGTPAPPRSRAGDPGRGQPQRTS is encoded by the coding sequence ATGCGGGACACGGCGCCCCCTGACCTCGGCCCCCAGGACCTGTTCGCCCTGCCGGGGGTGACGGCGCTGCTCGCGGCGCTGCGCGCGGCGGTCGGGGGCGCGCAGCCCGAGCGCGAACTTGTCACGCTGCTCGCGCGGGTGACGGGCGGCCGGGCCGAGATCCGCGCGAGCTGGGGCGATGTGGTGGCCTCGGCGGGGGAGGCGGCGGGGCCACCCGTTACCCGTCGCCTGAGCTATGGGGACGCGAGCGGCGAGCGGCAGGTGGGCCGCCTCACCCTGGCGGCGGCGGAAGCCTGGGCGCCGCTGCTGCCGCTGGCGGCGGAATATGCCCTGCTGGCGCGGCTGCAAGCGGCGGCGGCGGGCGCGGCGCGGCGGCGGGTGGGCGAGCGGACCCTGGACGCGCTGCTGTCGGGCGGCCGGGCCGAGGGGGGAGCCGCCGAGACCGAGGCCGTGGCGCTGGGGGTCGCGGCCTTTGCCCGGCCCCCGGCTCCCGGCACAGCGGCCCGGAGCGCCCACGCGCACGCCCTCGACGTGCTGGCGGCGGCCGGCGAGGGCTACTTTCTGGAACGCGGGCTGGCCTCGTATTCCACCGTGCGCGGCGGGCGGGCCGTGTGGCTGTGGCAGACGGGGGACCTCGCGCGGGAGGCGGCGGGGCTGCACGCGGCGCTGACCGCCAGCACCGCGCAGGACGTGCGCCTGGGCGTCAGCGGGGTGCACCCCGGCCCCCAGCACGCCCCCGCCGCCGAGCGCGAGGCCCGCCACGCCCTGGCCGCCACCCGGCAGGAGCGGTCGCTGACGACCTACCACACGATGGACCCGCTCTACGCCCTGCTGGCGGGCGGCGGCCTGGAGACCCTGCGTGATCAGGTGCGGGCACGTCTGGGCGCGCTGGACGACGGCGGACGAACCGAGGCCACCCTGCGCGCCTACCTGGGGTTCTCCGGCCCGCTGCCCGAGCTGGCCGCCCGGCTCAACATCCATGTCAACACCCTGCGCTACCGCCTGCGCCGCGCCGAGGGAGCGCTGGAGGGTAGCTTGCGCGATCCCTCGCTGCTCGCCCGGCTCTACCTGGCCTTCGAGGCGGAACCGGGCACCGGGGAGCCGCCCAGAGGGGAGAAGACCCAGAGGAAAGCGGGCACACCTGCGCCGCCCCGCTCCCGGGCCGGGGACCCGGGACGCGGTCAGCCTCAGCGCACCTCCTGA